A part of Primulina eburnea isolate SZY01 chromosome 10, ASM2296580v1, whole genome shotgun sequence genomic DNA contains:
- the LOC140803571 gene encoding uncharacterized protein has protein sequence MLALSKPLSSPSRTDKFPPPLLKFLRSNVGSRSRGRSRTSPMFYTRSRKIDAALNGNIQEPSSPKVTCIGQVRVRRSAVSKAEKPRGSAARRHTCWWVKKALFGEKNFTLSCCRKRSFRRIFCKWGLFFRSGYCKKVDATEDSFRAYSDQKTENYEYFGAGVQEFKRDFLESPSSPPKNALFLTRCRSAPYRSSSLGGRFWSSPLSQNADENEPENEAKSEELTEPRYENSPESVKESENSANIEQESEEIARYSLHPLLLTRCKSEPARTGARLDPEATLWRHRKLGA, from the coding sequence ATGCTAGCTTTATCGAAGCCGCTATCAAGTCCAAGCAGGACTGACAAATTTCCGCCGCCGTTGCTGAAATTCTTGAGGAGCAATGTGGGGAGCAGAAGCCGAGGAAGATCGCGCACAAGCCCAATGTTCTACACGCGCAGCAGAAAAATCGATGCGGCTCTTAATGGAAATATTCAAGAACCATCTTCCCCGAAAGTCACTTGCATTGGCCAAGTTCGAGTCCGCCGCTCCGCCGTGTCGAAGGCCGAGAAACCACGTGGATCAGCGGCGCGCCGCCACACCTGCTGGTGGGTCAAGAAAGCCCTTTTTGGTGAGAAGAATTTCACGCTATCATGCTGTCGAAAGAGGTCATTCAGAAGGATTTTCTGCAAGTGGGGTTTGTTTTTCAGGTCTGGCTACTGCAAGAAAGTTGACGCCACGGAGGATTCCTTCAGGGCTTATTCTGATCAGAAAACCGAAAATTATGAATATTTTGGAGCTGGGGTGCAAGAATTTAAGAGGGATTTTCTTGAATCTCCATCCTCTCCACCAAAAAATGCTTTGTTCTTGACAAGGTGTAGATCTGCGCCTTACAGATCTTCTTCACTGGGTGGCAGGTTTTGGAGCTCTCCGTTATCTCAAAATGCAGACGAAAACGAGCCAGAAAATGAAGCAAAATCGGAGGAACTGACGGAACCCAGATACGAAAATAGTCCAGAAAGCGTAAAGGAATCGGAAAACTCGGCGAATATCGAGCAAGAATCGGAGGAAATTGCAAGATACTCGCTGCACCCGTTACTACTCACAAGATGTAAATCAGAACCCGCAAGAACAGGAGCAAGGCTTGATCCAGAAGCCACTTTGTGGAGGCACAGAAAATTAGGGGCATAA